In one window of Drosophila innubila isolate TH190305 chromosome 2L unlocalized genomic scaffold, UK_Dinn_1.0 4_B_2L, whole genome shotgun sequence DNA:
- the LOC117780621 gene encoding eukaryotic initiation factor 4A isoform X1, whose product MDDRSEIAQDGPAGMDPEGVIESTWHEVYDNFDDMNLREELLRGIYGYGFEKPSAIQQRAIIPCVKGRDVIAQAQSGTGKTATFSIAILQQIDTSIRECQALILAPTRELATQIQRVVMALGEYMKVHSHACIGGTNVREDARILESGCHVVVGTPGRVYDMINRKVLRTQHIKLFVLDEADEMLSRGFKDQIQDVFKMLPPDVQVILLSATMPPDVLEVSRCFMREPVSILVKKEELTLEGIKQFYVNVKQETWKLGTLCDLYDTLSITQSVIFCNTRRKVDQLTQEMSNHNFTVSAMHGDMEQRDREVIMKQFRSGSSRVLITTDLLARGIDVQQVSLVINYDLPSNRENYIHRIGRGGRFGRKGVAINFITDDDRRILKDIEQFYHTTIEEMPANIADLI is encoded by the exons ATGAGGTTTACGACAACTTCGATGACATGAATCTGCGCGAGGAGCTGCTGCGCGGCATCTATGGCTACGGTTTCGAGAAGCCATCGGCCATCCAGCAACGCGCCATCATTCCGTGCGTCAAGGGCCGCGATGTCATTGCCCAGGCTCAGTCTG GTACTGGCAAGACCGCCACCTTCTCGATTGCCATCCTTCAGCAAATCGACACGTCCATTCGCGAATGCCAAGCCCTGATCCTGGCCCCCACTCGCGAGCTGGCCACCCAAATCCAGCGTGTGGTGATGGCACTTGGGGAGTACATGAAGGTGCACTCGCATGCCTGCATTGGCGGCACCAATGTCCGCGAAGATGCCCGCATTCTGGAATCCGGCTGCCATGTGGTGGTTGGTACTCCTGGTCGTGTGTATGACATGATCAATCGCAAGGTGTTGCGCACGCAGCACATTAAGTTGTTCGTGCTGGACGAGGCCGATGAGATGTTGTCGCGCGGTTTCAAGGATCAAATCCAGGATGTGTTCAAGATGCTGCCCCCAGATGTGCAGGTGATCTTGCTGTCTGCCACGATGCCCCCAGATGTGCTCGAGGTGAGCCGTTGCTTTATGCGTGAGCCAGTTAGTATTCTGGTCAAGAAGGAGGAGTTGACCCTGGAGGGTATTAAGCAGTTCTACGTGAACGTTAAGCAGGAGACCTGGAAGTTGGGCACACTCTGCGATCTGTACGATACGCTGTCCATTACCCAGTCGGTTATCTTCTGTAATACCCGTCGTAAG GTCGATCAACTGACCCAGGAGATGTCCAACCACAACTTCACCGTTTCGGCCATGCACGGCGACATGGAGCAGCGTGATCGTGAGGTTATCATGAAACAATTCCGTTCGGGCTCTTCCCGTGTTCTGATTACCACTGATTTATTGGCACGTGGTATTGATGTGCAGCAGGTCTCGTTGGTCATCAACTATGATCTGCCCTCGAATCGCGAGAACTACATTCATAG aATCGGTCGCGGTGGTCGTTTCGGTCGCAAGGGAGTTGCGATCAACTTCATCACAGATGATGATCGACGAATCCTGAAGGATATTGAACAATTCTACCACACTACTATTGAGGAAATGCCTGCTAATATTGccgatttgatttaa